From the Ilumatobacteraceae bacterium genome, the window CCCACGGGCGCTACGCGGCCGCACGACCACGCAGCGCGACGATGGACGCGAGGTCACGGCGGGTGCTCCCTGGTGGCAACACCCGCTCGGTCCTCGACTTCGCACCGTTCCCGTTCCGGGTCGTGTCGGCGGCGGGTGGCGAACTCGTCGACGTCGACGGCCATCGCTACGTCGACCTCTGCGGCAACTACACCGCCGGGTTGCTCGGGCACTCGCCCACAGCGGTCCGGGATGCCGTGGTGGCAGCACTCGATCGCGGTTGGGCGCTGGGCGCGGTCCACGAAGCCGAGGTCGACCTGGCCGAGCTCGTCTGCGACCGATTCCCCACGATCGAGCAGGTTCGCTTCACCAACTCCGGCACCGAGGCCAATCTGATGGCGATCGGCACCGCGCTCCACCACACCGGACGTCGAGGGGTCGGCGTGTTCGACCGCGCCTATCACGGCGGGGTGCTCGGTTTCGGCAGCGATGTGGCCGGGCCCCACCATCCCCTCAACGTGCCCCACCCGTTCCACGTGGCACCGTTCGACGACGTCGACGGACTCGACGACCTGTTCGCCGACGACGACCTCGGTTGCGTGCTCGTCGAAGCGGTCCAGGGATCGGGTGGCTGTCGGCCGGCGAGCAGCGCGTTCCTCCACGAACTGCGCCGACGCTGCGACGACCACGGTGTCGTGCTCGTGTTCGACGAGGTGATGACGTCCCGGCTCGCTCCCGGCGGCGCTCAGGAGCGGTTCGGGGTCCGGGCCGACATGACGACCCTGGGCAAGTATCTCGGTGGCGGCTTCACGTTCGGGGCGTTCGGCGGACGGCGCGACATCATGTCGGCGTTCGATCCGAGCGCCGGCGGCGCGCTGACGCAGGCGGGCACGTTCAACAACAACGTCGCATCGATGTCGGCCGCGGTCGCGACGTTGCGTCACGAGCTCACCGCCGACCGGATCGTCACCGTCAACGAACGGGGCGACCGGCTTCGGTCCGACCTGCACGCTGCGCTCGACACGCCACGCCTGTGGGTCACCGGGCTCGGCTCGATGAACAGTTTCCACGCCGACGACGACCGAGTGCTCGACCTGCTGTTCCACCACCTGCTCGCGGACGGCCTCTACATGGCGCGACGCGGCTTCATGGCCCTGTCGATGGAGATCACCGACGAGCACTGTGAGCGGCTGGTCTCGTCGACGCGACGCTTCGTCGATTCGCTCACCGCGTGACCGAAAGGCCCTGGCGCATCGGCCCGACGCCCGCGATGATGTCGACATGGGGAGCCAGATGGCCGAGACCCAATTGTCCGAACGCGAGTGCTGGGAGCACCTCCGGAACGAAGCGTACGGCCGCCTCGCGGTCGTCGGCGAAGACGGGCCCGTCATCTTCCCGATCAACGCGATCGTCGACCACGGATCCGTGGTGTTCCGGACCGCTGCCGGCGCCAAGCTCACAGCGATGCGGGCCGACCCACGGGTGGCGTTCGAGGTCGACGGCTGGAACACCACCGACGGTGTCGCCTGGAGTGTCCTGGTGACCGGACTCGCCCGTGAGGTCGTCGGGATGCTCGAGGGTGCCGACGTCACCGAACTCGGCGTGACGCCGTGGCAGTCGGGCCCGAAGCCGACGTACATCCGGATCGTCACCGCATCGATCACGGGCCGCACCTTTCGGCGCTCCGATCGCACGAACTGACTTCGGTCCGGGTCGATGGACCCTGGTCCCGAGCCGAGCGAGGCGGTTGAGTGGACGTATGAGCACTCCGGGCACCGTGTACCTGACCGAAGCAGAATGCTGGACGCTGCTGCATCGGCACGTCGTGGCGCGGCTGGCGGTCGACATCGCAGGTCGACCCGACATCTTCCCGATCAACTACGTCGTGGACGACGGCACGATCGTGTTCCGCAGCGGCGCCGGCACGAAGCTCGCCGGAGCGGTCCTCGGACGGCACGTCGCCATCGAGATCGACGGCCTCGAGATCGACGGCTCGGTCTGGAGTGTCGTCGTGAAGGGCATCGCCCACGAGGTGACCGAGATGACCGAACGGTTCGAGATCGACGAACTGCCGCTGTACCCCTGGGTGGCCTCGCAGAAGCCGAACTTCGTCAGGATCGAGCCCCACCTGACCACCGGCCGGCGGTTCCACGTCGTCGAGCGGGACCCGGTGAAGGAGTACGAGCTCGGGCTCCGAGCCGACGAAGCCGACCAGGCCGACGGGGCCGACCAGGCCGACCGGGCCGAAGAGCTCGAGCATCACGGCGAGCACCACCCCGGCGCCCCTCGCCTCCGCCCGGGCTGAGCGACGACCTCCGACACCGATCGCTAGGTTGCACCAGCATGCAGGCACCGAACGCACCGGCCGACGTCCTCGAACACATCGGCCCCAACACGCAGATCGTCACCCCGCTCGCCAACGGCGAACCGACCGCGGTGATCGACGCGATCGAAGCTGCCGCCGACGGGCTCGACGGGGTTCGGATCCATCAGATGCACGCGCTGCACGATCGCCCGTACCTTCGGGGCGAGTTCGGCGACCGCCTCCGGCACATCTCCTACTTCCTGTCGCACGTCACGAGACCGTATTTCGCTGCTGGTTCGGTCGGCCTGGTTCCGGCCCACTTCTCCGAGGTGTACCAGATCATGAAGTCGCGGATGGACGACCCGCTGGTCGTCGCCGCGGCGGCCCCGCCCGACCGACACGGCTATTTCTCGCTCGGGGTGTCGGCCGACTACACGTCGAGTTTCCTCGGGCGCGCTCGCTTCTTCCTCGAGGTCACCGAGCACATGCCGCGCACGTTCGGACGCAACCAGCTCCACGTGAGCCAGGTCGAAGGGTGGTGTCGATCCGACCGACCCCTCGTCACCGTGCCGCCCGCCGCCGCAACCGAGATCGA encodes:
- a CDS encoding aminotransferase class III-fold pyridoxal phosphate-dependent enzyme, coding for MTIDAIRDLDARVASAHGRYAAARPRSATMDARSRRVLPGGNTRSVLDFAPFPFRVVSAAGGELVDVDGHRYVDLCGNYTAGLLGHSPTAVRDAVVAALDRGWALGAVHEAEVDLAELVCDRFPTIEQVRFTNSGTEANLMAIGTALHHTGRRGVGVFDRAYHGGVLGFGSDVAGPHHPLNVPHPFHVAPFDDVDGLDDLFADDDLGCVLVEAVQGSGGCRPASSAFLHELRRRCDDHGVVLVFDEVMTSRLAPGGAQERFGVRADMTTLGKYLGGGFTFGAFGGRRDIMSAFDPSAGGALTQAGTFNNNVASMSAAVATLRHELTADRIVTVNERGDRLRSDLHAALDTPRLWVTGLGSMNSFHADDDRVLDLLFHHLLADGLYMARRGFMALSMEITDEHCERLVSSTRRFVDSLTA
- a CDS encoding pyridoxamine 5'-phosphate oxidase family protein produces the protein MGSQMAETQLSERECWEHLRNEAYGRLAVVGEDGPVIFPINAIVDHGSVVFRTAAGAKLTAMRADPRVAFEVDGWNTTDGVAWSVLVTGLAREVVGMLEGADVTELGVTPWQSGPKPTYIRIVTASITGRTFRRSDRTN
- a CDS encoding pyridoxamine 5'-phosphate oxidase family protein, producing MSTPGTVYLTEAECWTLLHRHVVARLAVDIAGRPDIFPINYVVDDGTIVFRSGAGTKLAGAVLGRHVAIEIDGLEIDGSVWSVVVKGIAHEVTEMTERFEIDELPLYPWVASQKPNFVRIEPHLTTGRRFHVVERDPVKEYELGLRADEADQADGADQADRAEELEHHGEHHPGAPRLRPG